One segment of Natronosalvus halobius DNA contains the following:
- a CDS encoding NOB1 family endonuclease — protein sequence MYILDSSAFIHDFHTTEQTATIPLVREELEDESVYRYDAMEGSGMHVHIPNGDTTEKVRRAAKESGDLDVLSDTDVRLVAAAFELDAVLVTDDYAMQNVAERLTVTVEPIAREGIEEEREWTFQCQGCGREYDEQKDRCPICGAELARKNPGSS from the coding sequence ATGTACATTCTCGATTCGTCGGCCTTTATTCACGACTTTCACACCACCGAACAGACAGCCACGATTCCACTCGTCCGCGAGGAACTCGAGGACGAGAGCGTCTACCGCTACGACGCCATGGAGGGGTCGGGCATGCACGTCCACATTCCCAACGGCGACACCACCGAGAAGGTTCGCCGGGCTGCGAAGGAGTCGGGCGACCTCGACGTGCTCTCGGACACCGACGTTCGCCTCGTGGCCGCTGCGTTCGAACTCGACGCCGTGCTCGTGACCGACGACTACGCCATGCAAAACGTCGCTGAGCGCCTGACCGTCACCGTCGAACCGATCGCGCGTGAGGGCATCGAGGAAGAGCGCGAGTGGACCTTCCAGTGCCAGGGCTGTGGACGGGAGTACGACGAACAGAAAGACCGTTGCCCGATCTGTGGCGCCGAACTCGCACGGAAGAACCCGGGCTCGAGCTAA
- a CDS encoding PRC-barrel domain-containing protein encodes MSEILAENLSGKSVMGSDGTELGLLYNITMDINSGKLHDLVVDPDEQLPSRSVDFDRNDAGRFLIPVSRVQAVKDYIVVQR; translated from the coding sequence ATGAGCGAGATACTCGCCGAGAACCTCTCGGGGAAGTCCGTCATGGGCTCTGACGGAACTGAACTGGGACTGCTCTACAACATCACGATGGATATCAACTCGGGGAAACTCCACGACCTGGTGGTCGACCCCGACGAGCAACTGCCGTCCCGTTCGGTCGACTTCGACCGAAACGACGCCGGCCGCTTTCTCATCCCCGTCAGCCGCGTGCAGGCGGTGAAAGACTACATCGTCGTCCAACGCTAA
- the infB gene encoding translation initiation factor IF-2 → MSDTDSDTHDPAALRTPIVAVLGHVDHGKTSLLDKIRGSAVIEGEAGAITQHIGATAVPLEVVSSIAGELVDPDDFDLPGLLFIDTPGHHSFTTLRSRGGALADIAILVVDVNDGFQPQTLEALDILKRSQTPFIVAANKIDTVPGWNVHEDAPITQTYESQSDRTRQRLDESLYTIIGNLSDQDFSADLYWRVQNFQRNVGVVPVSALTGEGVPDLLAVMMGLSQRYMKEEMKIDVAGPGVGTVLEVKEEKGFGTTVDTVLYDGTIRSDDTIVVGGLNDPIVTEVRALLQPRPLAEIRTESRFDNVEEVGAAAGIKVAAPDLEDAMAGAPVRVVRDRDLEDVVAEVESELADIAVDTEEEGVVVKADTLGSLEAMADALGEAEIPIVRAEVGDVAPRDISVASTADDAKQRAVLGFSVDVLADAERRAEIDDVELFTDDVIYQLVEGYTDHVEEIERAQQDTILDNITRPSRFRVLEDHVFRQNDPAVVGVEIYSGTLQNNSFVAKWEDNEPTRVGQVKGIQEQGEDVDEARAGERVSVAIDGPTIGRQVKEGDLLWTEVPEKHAKILEQELASEIPADELEALNMYLEKHRKRDPFWGK, encoded by the coding sequence ATGTCGGACACTGACTCGGATACACACGATCCAGCGGCCCTCAGGACCCCGATCGTCGCGGTCCTGGGACACGTCGACCACGGTAAGACCAGTCTCCTCGACAAGATCCGCGGCTCCGCGGTCATCGAGGGCGAAGCAGGGGCGATCACCCAGCACATCGGCGCGACCGCCGTCCCGCTCGAGGTCGTCTCCTCGATCGCCGGCGAACTCGTCGATCCGGACGATTTCGACCTCCCCGGGCTCCTCTTTATCGACACGCCTGGCCACCACTCGTTCACGACGCTTCGCTCTCGCGGGGGCGCGCTCGCGGACATCGCCATCCTGGTCGTCGACGTCAACGACGGCTTCCAGCCCCAGACACTCGAGGCGCTGGACATACTCAAGCGCTCCCAGACGCCGTTCATCGTCGCCGCGAACAAGATCGACACCGTCCCTGGCTGGAACGTCCACGAGGACGCCCCGATCACCCAGACCTACGAGTCCCAGTCAGATCGGACCCGCCAACGACTGGACGAGAGTCTCTACACCATCATCGGGAACCTCTCCGACCAGGACTTCTCGGCGGACCTCTACTGGCGCGTCCAGAACTTCCAGCGCAACGTCGGCGTCGTCCCCGTCTCCGCGCTCACCGGCGAGGGGGTCCCAGACCTGCTCGCCGTCATGATGGGACTCTCCCAGCGCTACATGAAAGAGGAAATGAAGATCGACGTCGCCGGCCCCGGCGTCGGAACCGTGCTGGAAGTCAAAGAGGAGAAGGGGTTCGGAACCACCGTCGACACCGTCCTCTACGACGGGACGATCCGGAGCGACGACACCATCGTCGTCGGCGGCCTGAACGACCCCATCGTCACCGAGGTCCGCGCCCTGCTCCAGCCCCGACCGCTCGCCGAAATCCGGACCGAGAGCCGCTTCGACAACGTCGAAGAGGTCGGCGCGGCCGCCGGGATCAAGGTCGCCGCGCCGGACCTCGAGGACGCGATGGCCGGCGCCCCCGTTCGAGTCGTCCGGGACCGCGACCTCGAGGACGTGGTCGCCGAGGTCGAGTCCGAACTCGCGGACATCGCCGTCGACACCGAAGAGGAGGGCGTCGTCGTCAAAGCCGACACCCTGGGCAGCCTCGAGGCGATGGCCGACGCTCTCGGCGAGGCCGAGATTCCGATCGTCCGGGCCGAAGTCGGCGACGTCGCGCCGCGGGACATCTCGGTCGCCTCGACCGCGGACGACGCGAAACAGCGCGCCGTCCTCGGGTTCAGCGTCGACGTCCTCGCCGACGCCGAGCGCCGGGCCGAAATCGACGACGTCGAGCTGTTCACCGACGACGTGATCTACCAGCTCGTCGAGGGCTACACCGATCACGTCGAAGAGATCGAGCGCGCCCAGCAGGACACCATCCTCGACAACATCACCCGCCCATCCCGGTTCCGCGTACTCGAGGACCACGTCTTCCGCCAGAACGACCCCGCCGTCGTCGGCGTCGAGATCTACTCGGGGACGCTCCAGAACAACTCCTTCGTCGCGAAGTGGGAGGACAACGAACCGACGCGAGTTGGACAGGTCAAGGGCATCCAGGAGCAGGGCGAGGACGTCGACGAGGCCCGCGCGGGCGAGCGCGTGTCGGTGGCCATCGATGGCCCGACCATCGGCCGGCAGGTCAAGGAAGGCGACCTCCTGTGGACGGAGGTCCCCGAGAAGCACGCCAAGATCCTCGAGCAGGAACTCGCCAGCGAGATCCCCGCCGACGAACTCGAGGCGCTGAACATGTACCTCGAGAAACACCGCAAGCGGGATCCGTTCTGGGGCAAGTAG
- a CDS encoding DUF5811 family protein, with protein MNGNTPYGGLPGVTQAGHRAAADVPELSLEQKRTLQRTVSQIAARTRDFLPDEYIVDADVADGVSGPQALVAVQPPIGHPVSAGFTPDLENTPEDLISADDRDEVARGLAASAALQVKQAVSDDVTPTAR; from the coding sequence ATGAACGGAAATACGCCGTACGGGGGGTTGCCGGGAGTTACACAGGCCGGACATCGGGCGGCGGCGGACGTTCCCGAACTGTCGCTCGAGCAAAAGCGAACGCTCCAGCGAACGGTCAGTCAGATCGCCGCCAGGACGCGGGACTTCCTCCCCGACGAGTACATCGTCGACGCGGACGTCGCCGACGGCGTCTCCGGCCCGCAGGCGCTCGTGGCCGTCCAGCCACCCATCGGTCATCCGGTCAGCGCCGGGTTCACGCCCGACCTCGAAAACACGCCGGAGGACCTCATTAGTGCCGACGACCGCGACGAGGTCGCCCGGGGTCTGGCCGCGAGCGCCGCCTTGCAGGTGAAACAGGCCGTGAGCGACGACGTGACGCCGACGGCACGCTAA
- a CDS encoding DUF456 domain-containing protein: MSERSDEVPVDDGETRSSGQREPTERGGSGADTDDLLAETERLLEGGSGASADAGVSADAEARSTPSAESTTDSSRRRKWNPFSRLRLGGSIRDRLSPSRYPSPKSLLAIVLTLGFGMVAGGIVLPFSGIGRLLGLLAMAFVVGLVTSRRRYLEVGLAGTGIGALGVLLDFALFLPTDTGRYVLAIGAGAGLLASVIGYYFGRDLRAGLVRDVE; encoded by the coding sequence ATGAGCGAGCGTTCCGACGAGGTACCGGTGGACGACGGCGAGACGCGGTCGTCCGGCCAGCGCGAGCCGACCGAAAGGGGCGGGTCTGGCGCCGACACCGACGACCTGCTGGCCGAAACTGAACGGCTCCTGGAGGGCGGGTCCGGCGCGAGCGCCGACGCTGGTGTGAGCGCCGACGCCGAAGCGCGGTCGACCCCGTCGGCCGAATCGACGACGGACTCGAGTCGGAGGCGAAAGTGGAACCCGTTCTCGCGGTTGCGACTTGGCGGCTCGATCCGCGACCGGCTCTCGCCGTCGCGGTACCCCTCCCCGAAGAGTCTCCTCGCCATCGTCCTCACACTCGGGTTCGGCATGGTGGCTGGCGGCATCGTCTTGCCGTTTTCCGGCATCGGCCGCCTGCTCGGCCTGCTCGCGATGGCGTTCGTGGTCGGCCTGGTCACCTCGAGGCGTCGCTACCTCGAGGTCGGACTCGCGGGCACCGGCATCGGTGCGCTGGGCGTCCTTCTCGATTTTGCTCTCTTTCTGCCGACGGACACGGGTCGATACGTGCTCGCCATCGGTGCGGGCGCTGGCCTCCTCGCGAGCGTGATCGGCTACTACTTCGGTCGTGACCTTCGGGCAGGACTGGTTCGCGACGTCGAGTGA